The Pseudanabaena sp. FACHB-2040 genome segment ACCGACATAGATCGAGCGGCCTACCCGGTTAGCCTGCAGACCACTCACCCGCAGTACGTGATTAAATACGTCCTGGACCGACTCATTCTCAATATCGAGAGTCACGGTAGGGCCATCAGGGCCACCAGCTCCAGCCTCTGCGGCTTCACCACCACCGCCTTCACTGGTAAATACTAGGTTTAACCCAGCAGCTCTCGCGACCAATGAGAGCACTTCACGCGCCGGGGCATTGCGGAGCACCAGCCGAGGAATGCGTTCGTTGCTGCCCAAATCAATCTCACCAAAGGCGGGGTTACCCTCAGCCACTGCAATATCTCCCACAGGTGGAGCTATCGCACGAGGCAGAAAAGGAGGAGCTTCCAGAGGCTGAGGCCCAGGAACAGGAACCCCGTCAATCGTGACATCTGGGTTGGGCACCAGCACATCAGGCGTAGCTTGGGTCTGAGTTGGTCCTGGGGCAGGGGTCGCTTCAGCCGGAGCAGGAGTTGCCTCAGCTGGGGCAGGGGTCGCTTGGGCAATGGGCCCAGGCTGAGGTGCGCCAGGTACCGTCTGAATCTCTGCCGGAATGACAGGCGCAGCTTGGGCAGCAGCACTATCGGTCTGCACTGCAAAGACAAGCCCTTGGCTAGTGGATGAGAGAACATCGCCCACCGGCACCTGCCCTGTTCCCTCGACGGTCAGGCGAACACTGTTGGCATCTAGCGGCACCACGGTAACTGCCGCAATACCGGGAGCTGGGTTGGCCTGCCGGAACTCACCACCATCGGGCAGTCCCAGCTGAGTGCGGGTAATATCTGCCCGTAGGACATTGCCCTGCCTGACGGTGAAGACATTACCTGCTTCACCGCCCTGGGTATTGAACACAATCTCCATGCCCGCCGAAGTTTGATTGACCTGAACTCCGGTAATTCTGGAAGTAGTGGCTAGGCCAGGCTGAGCAGCCAATGCAGCTAGCACCCCTCCCCACAACACAGTCTTAACTCCAAATATGCGTTTCACAGTTCACTCCTCACATCACGATTTCGAAAGATCAGGTGCTTAGATTGATAGCTCAGACTCGCGCAGCTAAGCCCCAGCCCTACTGAGGTGGTGCCTCGGCCGGGGGTGCTTCGCCGCCTTCCGGCGTAACCTCTTCTGGCGGGGCCGGCGGCGGCGGCGGCACCGTAGGATCGGCCGTGGGCACCAAAACATCTAGAGTAAACTGGCTCTGCAGCAGCCTAGAGATACCTTGCAAATCTTCCTCTGAAGCACCCGCCGGGGGCTCGGCTGGCTGTTGCCGGAAATCCCTGATGATTACCAGGGGCTCTAGGCGCTCTATATTGCGAAGAATGCTTAAGGTCTGGGGGTAGAGGGCCTGCATGTTGACGTCTACGCTGTAACGTTGCAGCTTGCCGTCGAGCTCTGTTCCAAACGCCCCATCGTTGACAACAGCAGGCTGCGCCGGGTTGAACCCAAACAGCTCTGAAGTGTACAGCAACCGCTGAACCACTGGATCGTTGGCATAGAGGTTGCGAACCTGGGTAATCTGCTGCCGGTTAAGCCCCAGAGCAGTCAGTTGAGCCTCACTGGTGTTGGCAAAATCGGCCTGCAACACGTTTTCAATCGCCGCATTGCTGTTCTCGATTTGCTGGTTGATATCCAGCAGCAAAGTATCCAAGCTTCTCTGGTCGCCCAAAAGCTCATAAACCCCTACTCGCTGGTCTAGAGCTGTGGCCAGATCGGCCTCAAGTTGAGCTACCTGCTGCAGCTGGGCCTGCTGCTGCTGCACCTGAGCCTGCTTTTGGGTTACCTGGGTTTCTAACTCTGCCTTTTGCGCTTGGACTGGCCGCACTAGGTAGTTGTATAGCAGGTAAGCCCCCAAGAGACCCAGAAGAGCGATTAAGATGCCCTGTACTTTCGGGGTTAGCTCAATGCCAAAGGCAGTTGGATTAGGCGGCCCCTGATCTAGACCCTGATCCTCTACGGGAATAAAATCTCCACTTGCCGTCATTACTCAATCACTCCTGTCTCTCGAAGGGCACGCAAACGGGCTACTAGGCCCACTGTTCCTTGCCGTTCCAGTTCCTCAATTAGCTGCGAGGCCGGAACATCGGTTAGGTTAGCCTGAATGGTGTAGTCAACCAGAAATTCCGGTGCGCCTGCAGGGGTGCCGGGACAGGTGCCCTCCACTTGGGGATCTAGCAGCTCACTTTGCTTTTCGGCCCGACTGAGTCTAACGGTGTTGCCCTGCAGCAGCGGCGACCGCTGGAGCACCAGGGCAAAGTCGTTGATGTCATTGAAGGAGCAGGCTACCCCCTGAACTTCAATGCCGCCAGCCCGAGGCACAACCGCTTCGGGCTGCCCTTCTGGCGTTGTGCCAGCAGTCTGGTTGATATTGGTTAGCTGTACGCGGGTAGGGGTGCGATCGCGAATGTCTTGCAGCAGAGCTGACCAAGGCAAGATCTGGTTAAAAACCGAAACAAAAGCCTGATTTTCAGCTCTAATTGCATCGATCTGCCCTTGAATCACGGTTGCGGCCTGCAGACGACTCTGCAGGCTAGCCAGCTCCTGGTCAAGCTGATTATTTTGCGCCTGGAGCTGACCGACCTGGTTGCGCAGGACCAGCCAGTAGCCACCCACTAGGCCGAGCGCGCCCACAGCAAACAGCAGCCCCAGCAGCAGCGGGCGGCGATCCACTGGACCACCCGTTCGCGCTCGCCGAGTCTGCTGGACAGCAGGCAGCTCTTTGCGGTCATTGAGAAAGTTGATATCAAGTCCGTACATACCCTACACCTCCCGTAAGCCAAGGCCGATAACGGTCGCCAAACCCGCCCGTTGAGACTCAGGAATGTCCTCAGTCACATCTAGAGACAGGGCTGAAATGGGGTCAATCTGGCTGGCAGGCAGGCTGAGCCGCTGAGCAAGAAACTCGTCTAACTGGCCAATGGAGCCGCCAGGCCCAGCTAGCAAGAGCTGAGCCACCTCCATGTCTTCTCCCTGGTTGAGGTAAAAGTCAATGGAGCGGCGAAGCTCATCTGCTAATTCGCCCAGCACCCGCAGCATAGCAGCCGTACCGGGATTGGTACCGCCCATTTGAGGAGACCCGACTGTATCCATCGGTGAAGCCGGAACGGTCATGCCCTGCAGCAGGTCGGTGTTGCGTGAGGGCGGCAGATTCATAGCCCGACTGAGAGCGCTTTGGATTTGGTAAGTGCCGATAGGCACGGTGCGGGAAAAATGGGGCACCCCGTCCACAACAATCGAAATCTCAGTGCTCTCAAACTCAACATCGACGATGGCAGCAGCTTCTTGGGGCGTGAACTGGCGCAGCTGCTCGCGAATGGTGCGAATCAGGGCAAAGCTACTGGTTTCTAGAACGTTTAGGCCCAGCCCAGCCTGCCGAAAAGCCTCTATATAGCTGTCGGTAATATCTTTGCGTACGGCCACTAGCAGCACCTGGACCTTCTCGATGCCGTCTTCATCAACAAAGAAGCCTAGCTTTTGATAATCTACGTCTGCCTCATCCCGAGGAAAGGGGAGGTAAAGGCTGGCCTCCTGATTGAGCACCATCTCCCGCAGCTCTTGGTCATCTAGCTCAGCAGGCACCGGAATAACGCGAGTAATGGCGCGGCCCGGAATCGCTGTAGTGGCCTGCCTGACCTTCAGCTTGCTTTCGGCCAACACTGTCTGGAGGGCCTCAGCGACAGCAGCTGTATCGACAATTTGCCCCTCTTCGTAGACGCCTTCTGCAATATCAACAGAAGCGAGCGTTTCTAACTTCAGCTTGCTGCCCTGCTTACGCAGGCGAGCAACATTGATCTTTTCGGGCGTGAGTTCTACACCAACGCCCCGAGGTTTGGGAGTGAAAAGAGATGTCAGGCTATTCACGGTATACGCACTTTAATTTAGAAAGTGGGGGTTGGATTGGAGGCGGCTATCTCGGGATGGCTATCTCAGGAGGGTGATTCTAGGGCTAACCAGAGCGCTTGAGCACAACTTAAAAATGTGCTAACGCATGGTACACAATTTATGTGAGATTTGCCATACTTTTTGGCGGGACACAAAGCTTAAAAAACTAACTGGAACCTCAGCCGGGATCGGCAGAC includes the following:
- the pilM gene encoding type IV pilus assembly protein PilM, with protein sequence MNSLTSLFTPKPRGVGVELTPEKINVARLRKQGSKLKLETLASVDIAEGVYEEGQIVDTAAVAEALQTVLAESKLKVRQATTAIPGRAITRVIPVPAELDDQELREMVLNQEASLYLPFPRDEADVDYQKLGFFVDEDGIEKVQVLLVAVRKDITDSYIEAFRQAGLGLNVLETSSFALIRTIREQLRQFTPQEAAAIVDVEFESTEISIVVDGVPHFSRTVPIGTYQIQSALSRAMNLPPSRNTDLLQGMTVPASPMDTVGSPQMGGTNPGTAAMLRVLGELADELRRSIDFYLNQGEDMEVAQLLLAGPGGSIGQLDEFLAQRLSLPASQIDPISALSLDVTEDIPESQRAGLATVIGLGLREV
- a CDS encoding PilN domain-containing protein; this encodes MYGLDINFLNDRKELPAVQQTRRARTGGPVDRRPLLLGLLFAVGALGLVGGYWLVLRNQVGQLQAQNNQLDQELASLQSRLQAATVIQGQIDAIRAENQAFVSVFNQILPWSALLQDIRDRTPTRVQLTNINQTAGTTPEGQPEAVVPRAGGIEVQGVACSFNDINDFALVLQRSPLLQGNTVRLSRAEKQSELLDPQVEGTCPGTPAGAPEFLVDYTIQANLTDVPASQLIEELERQGTVGLVARLRALRETGVIE